Proteins encoded within one genomic window of Spirulina major PCC 6313:
- a CDS encoding DUF1257 domain-containing protein, with product MSHFSTLRTKITDAEILQNSLRDLGITTKTNADVRGYNGQQVRADLVAVLDGEYDLGWSANSDGTFDLIADLWGVAKKHNQTELINSINQKYAVNKTLSEVQQRGLNNANVKLVVQ from the coding sequence ATGTCTCATTTCAGCACCTTACGTACGAAGATCACCGACGCAGAAATCTTGCAAAACTCGTTGCGCGATCTCGGTATTACCACCAAAACCAACGCTGATGTTCGGGGTTACAACGGTCAACAAGTTCGTGCTGACTTGGTTGCCGTCCTCGATGGTGAATATGACCTCGGCTGGTCTGCCAACAGCGATGGTACGTTCGACCTGATTGCAGATCTCTGGGGTGTGGCGAAAAAGCATAATCAAACCGAGTTGATCAACTCGATCAACCAAAAGTACGCCGTGAATAAGACTCTGTCGGAAGTTCAGCAACGTGGCTTGAACAACGCCAATGTTAAGCTGGTCGTCCAATAG